From the genome of Streptomyces sp. NBC_01341, one region includes:
- a CDS encoding cytidine deaminase family protein, whose amino-acid sequence MTQAPQVDHELIRAAAHVARTRCRGDNHTMAAAARTQDGLIVTAVNAYHFTGGPCAELVLIGTAAAQGAYDLDTIVAVGDRDRGVVPPCGRCRQVLLDYFPALKVIVGAGSRLRTVSITDLLPESYIWADHQLDSEETEPPSS is encoded by the coding sequence ATGACGCAGGCTCCACAGGTCGACCACGAGCTCATCCGGGCCGCGGCCCACGTCGCACGCACTCGCTGCCGGGGCGACAACCACACCATGGCGGCCGCGGCCCGTACCCAGGACGGACTGATCGTCACCGCGGTGAACGCCTATCACTTCACCGGAGGGCCCTGCGCCGAGCTGGTTCTCATCGGTACGGCTGCCGCTCAAGGCGCCTACGACCTGGACACCATCGTCGCCGTCGGAGACCGCGACCGGGGGGTCGTTCCCCCGTGTGGACGCTGCCGCCAGGTCCTCCTGGACTACTTTCCGGCTCTGAAGGTCATCGTCGGAGCCGGCTCCCGGCTCAGGACCGTCTCCATCACAGACCTTCTTCCCGAGAGCTACATCTGGGCCGATCACCAGCTCGACTCCGAGGAGACCGAGCCACCCAGCAGCTGA